CGACCCATGTCTCTCATGCGCAACACACGTGATGGTTGTTGATGATGAGGACAAATCAGTGATTAAAAACGAAATGGTCAGAATCTAGGGAATAACATGCCATACGACGCTGAGATTCTAGTGGTGGGCTGTGGAAACATCCTTTTCAAGGACGATGGATTCGGCCCAGAGGTTATCAAGGCCCTTGAAGAATACTTCAGGGATAAGGAAAAACCAGAAAATGTAATGTTCATAGACGCTGGAACTGGCGGTCCACACTTTGTCTTCTCACTCCCACATGAACAGTGGAAGAAGATGATAGTTGTGGACGTTGTTGAATTCAATGCAGAACCCGGAACCCTCAGAAAATTCGAGGTAACTGAGATTCCAAAGGGATCCTATGAGAATATGCACACATGGCCAGTGAGCCAGCCCCTCCATGAACTCAGTGAAAAAATTGACGTTGTGGTAATTGGGTGTAAACCCGAGGAGATATCAGCTCCCAATGTGGAAATGGGCCTCACACCCCCGGTAAAGAAGGCTATTCCCAGGGCCATTCAGATGATCTTAGAGGAGATTGGGGTTTCTAAATGAGTTTAATCGCCCGAATCAAAAGATTTTTAGGATTGGAGGCTGAAGCTAAGAGGGAAGAACCCGAAAAGGAAAAATCGGAACCTGTTGGAGCTTCAAAAGAGGAGGTTGAAAAAGTGGCTGAAGAAAATGCAAAACCAAGAATAGGTTACATTCACCTGAGTGGATGTACCGGAGACGCCATGTCGTTAACTGAAAATTACGACATTCTCGCAGAACTGCTCACCAATATGGTGGACATAGTATATGGACAGACCCTGGTGGATCTCTGGGAGATGCCAGAGATGGACCTGGCCCTTGTGGAGGGTTCCGTCTGTCTGCAGGACGAACACAGCCTGCACGAACTCAAAGAACTCAGGGAGAAGGCTAAACTGGTCTGTGCATTCGGTTCATGCGCAGCAACAGGCTGCTTCACAAGGTACTCAAGGGGTGGCCAGCAGGCACAGCCATCACACGAGTCCTTTGTACCGATAGCCGACCT
This sequence is a window from Methanothermobacter sp.. Protein-coding genes within it:
- the frhD gene encoding coenzyme F420-reducing hydrogenase, FrhD protein — translated: MPYDAEILVVGCGNILFKDDGFGPEVIKALEEYFRDKEKPENVMFIDAGTGGPHFVFSLPHEQWKKMIVVDVVEFNAEPGTLRKFEVTEIPKGSYENMHTWPVSQPLHELSEKIDVVVIGCKPEEISAPNVEMGLTPPVKKAIPRAIQMILEEIGVSK
- the frhG gene encoding coenzyme F420 hydrogenase subunit gamma; the encoded protein is MSLIARIKRFLGLEAEAKREEPEKEKSEPVGASKEEVEKVAEENAKPRIGYIHLSGCTGDAMSLTENYDILAELLTNMVDIVYGQTLVDLWEMPEMDLALVEGSVCLQDEHSLHELKELREKAKLVCAFGSCAATGCFTRYSRGGQQAQPSHESFVPIADLIDVDLALPGCPPSPEIIAKTVVALLNNDMDYLQPMLDLAGYTEACGCDLQTKVVNQGLCIGCGTCAMACQTRALDMTNGRPELNSDRCVKCGICYVQCPRSWWPEEQIKKELGL